AGTACCTGATCCAATAAAGAAAACAACAAAGGAAAGCAGCTTTTTAGCGTTAGCTACAACTGCTCCACTATCTCAAATCTcaacctctctctctctatatatatatatatacacacactatGCATCGCTTGCTTCCCATCTCCATTATTACCTCCTTCACTTTCTCTTTgtatttctctatttttcttgTAGCCAGAGTTCTGAAGGACATGAGTAATTGGGATCACAACAAAAGTCAAGGTACATATTTCTataaaccataaaaaaaaatattcttaagTATTAATTTATAGAACTGTGATTTGGGATACAAGTTATTTGTTAAATGAATTATGCAGAACCATATCCAGCAAGCTCTCCAAATCCTTTTGTTGCTCCACCACCAGCAAATTATCCTATAAACAATGGAAACTCTCCtcgtcttcctcctcctcctcctcctccattgCAAACCAAATCCAAGGGTGATGGATTTTGGAGGGGATGGTAAGTCTCTCTCCCTCATCTCTCCTGTAAACCTgatattttcatgtaaaattaTCTATTTCCCTTAAGATTTGACTCAATAtaaattctttaaatatttatttgtgcAGTTGTGCTGGCTGGTGTTGCTATTGTTGCTTGGATGCTTGCTTTTGAGGGCTAACCACTATTTCATAATTCCACAGACTTGAGTTCCTTCTCTTGTGTAtatatgatataaaataaataaattttggtaTATTCAACTAGTATTCCAAATATGATTTTTACAATCTTGTAAGCTAACTtgttattatgattttttaggattagttataaaaaaaatatatattaaaacctTTTAACACTCCAAATTGATAGAttaaaaaactgaaatttttaaaaaccttatttttttaaaaaaaaaaatactcctgaacataaattttaataaattttgaatttaatttttacttgaTTTAAAATGATTATTGCTAAATTAAGATCCGATTCTCAATCATCATAGTTCGTTAGTGCTTTACCATCTCGCAAGAATAACCCTTTTCTTGCAAATTTAGTGTTatcacataatttttttaattcaaaatagt
The sequence above is a segment of the Manihot esculenta cultivar AM560-2 chromosome 5, M.esculenta_v8, whole genome shotgun sequence genome. Coding sequences within it:
- the LOC110614447 gene encoding cysteine-rich and transmembrane domain-containing protein WIH1; translation: MHRLLPISIITSFTFSLYFSIFLVARVLKDMSNWDHNKSQEPYPASSPNPFVAPPPANYPINNGNSPRLPPPPPPPLQTKSKGDGFWRGCCAGWCCYCCLDACF